A region from the Paenarthrobacter aurescens genome encodes:
- a CDS encoding fumarylacetoacetate hydrolase family protein, protein MRLLTLRTETAAGKATVAVRQDGGTLTEIPGFADVGALLADPAWEEKAKAASGATHGLDDADLAAVVPAPGKIICVGHNYRNHIKEMGREIPEYPTLFAKYQESLIGPNDDLPLPQESDTVDWEAELAVIIGKKGRRIAQADAADHIAGYAVLNDISMRDYQFRTIQWLQGKTWENSTPFGPALVTRDEFTAGPLMTSAVDGEIQQSTPTGDLVFTPEFLVSYISTIITLNPGDVIATGTPGGVGHAQDPKRYLQEGQLLVTTIEGLGQLNNRVVKEV, encoded by the coding sequence ATGAGACTCCTCACCCTCCGCACCGAAACCGCCGCCGGAAAAGCCACCGTCGCTGTCCGCCAGGACGGCGGAACCCTTACCGAGATCCCCGGTTTCGCCGACGTCGGCGCGCTGCTGGCCGACCCTGCCTGGGAAGAAAAGGCCAAGGCGGCCAGCGGCGCAACGCACGGACTCGACGACGCCGACCTCGCCGCCGTCGTACCCGCACCAGGAAAGATCATTTGCGTCGGCCACAACTACCGCAACCACATCAAGGAAATGGGCAGGGAAATCCCCGAGTACCCCACCCTGTTCGCCAAGTACCAGGAGTCGCTGATCGGCCCGAACGATGACCTCCCCCTGCCGCAGGAATCGGACACCGTGGACTGGGAAGCCGAGCTCGCCGTGATCATCGGCAAGAAGGGCCGTCGCATCGCCCAGGCCGACGCCGCGGACCACATCGCCGGGTATGCGGTCCTGAACGACATATCCATGCGGGATTATCAGTTCCGCACCATCCAGTGGCTCCAAGGCAAGACGTGGGAGAACTCCACCCCCTTTGGCCCGGCCCTGGTCACCCGCGATGAATTCACCGCCGGCCCGCTCATGACCTCCGCGGTGGACGGCGAAATCCAGCAGTCCACCCCCACCGGCGACCTCGTCTTCACCCCGGAATTCCTGGTCTCCTACATCTCCACCATCATCACGCTGAACCCCGGTGACGTGATCGCCACCGGCACCCCCGGCGGCGTGGGCCACGCCCAGGATCCCAAGCGGTACCTGCAGGAAGGCCAGCTCCTGGTCACCACCATCGAGGGCCTGGGCCAGCTG